In Numida meleagris isolate 19003 breed g44 Domestic line chromosome 3, NumMel1.0, whole genome shotgun sequence, the following are encoded in one genomic region:
- the CST3 gene encoding cystatin-C: MGATGRSAHCAAMAGARSVVVLLAAALMLAGAVLGSEERPRLLGAPVPVNENDEGLQRALQFAMAEYNRASNDKYSSRVVRIISAKRQLVSGIKYILEVEIGRTTCPKSSGDLQSCEFHDEPEMAKYTTCTFVVYSVPWLNQIKLLKSTCQ, translated from the exons ATGGGGGCGACTGGGCGTAGCGCGCACTGCGCAGCCATGGCGGGCGCTCGGAGTGttgtggtgctgctggctgcggcCCTGATGCTCGCTGGCGCTGTCCTGGGCAGCGAGGAACGTCCCCGACTTCTGGGGGCACCCGTGCCTGTGAATGAGAACGACGAGGGCTTGCAGCGGGCCCTGCAGTTCGCCATGGCCGAGTACAACAGGGCCAGCAACGACAAGTACTCCAGCCGGGTGGTGCGGATCATCAGCGCCAAGCGGCAG CTCGTGTCTGGAATCAAGTACATCCTGGAGGTTGAGATTGGTCGGACAACTTGCCCCAAGTCATCGGGTGATCTCCAGAGCTGTGAATTCCACGATGAGCCAGAGATGGCTAAG tATACCACATGCACCTTTGTAGTGTACAGTGTTCCTTGGCTAAACCAAATTAAACTACTGAAAAGTACCTGCCAGTAA